In Achromobacter xylosoxidans A8, a single window of DNA contains:
- a CDS encoding DsbC family protein, with product MNFRISATLAACFLAAGLGMSAGAAAQGDKSVSTQSVGQPGKGDKSYSTTQVAPADPVADAVKDRFRQRFDGMDVTAVRRTPYGLFEVQLGMDLIYTDEKVTWVMEGPLIDAMTRRDVTRETQERLSAVSFDQLPLDLAIKQVKGDGSRKVAIFEDPNCGYCKQLRKTLEDVDNITVYTFLYPILSPDSKDKVRDVWCSKDPGAAWDDWMLRGKKPATANCDVPEDKLLALGQKLMVRGTPTTFFADGSRVSGALPLEQFKARLN from the coding sequence ATGAATTTCCGCATATCCGCCACTCTGGCGGCTTGTTTCCTGGCCGCGGGCCTGGGCATGTCCGCCGGCGCAGCGGCTCAGGGCGACAAGTCTGTCTCCACCCAGTCCGTGGGCCAGCCCGGCAAGGGCGACAAGAGCTACTCCACCACCCAGGTGGCGCCGGCCGACCCCGTGGCGGACGCGGTCAAGGATCGCTTTCGCCAGCGTTTCGACGGCATGGACGTGACGGCCGTGCGCCGCACGCCTTACGGCCTGTTTGAAGTGCAGCTGGGCATGGACCTGATCTACACAGATGAAAAGGTGACCTGGGTCATGGAAGGTCCGTTGATCGACGCCATGACGCGCCGCGACGTCACCCGCGAAACGCAGGAGCGCCTGAGCGCCGTGTCATTCGATCAGCTGCCGCTGGACCTGGCCATCAAGCAGGTCAAGGGCGACGGCTCGCGCAAGGTCGCAATTTTCGAGGACCCCAATTGCGGCTACTGCAAGCAATTGCGCAAGACGCTGGAAGACGTCGACAACATCACCGTCTACACCTTCCTCTATCCCATCCTGTCGCCGGATTCCAAGGACAAGGTGCGCGACGTGTGGTGCTCCAAGGATCCTGGCGCCGCCTGGGACGACTGGATGCTGCGCGGCAAGAAGCCCGCCACCGCGAATTGCGACGTGCCCGAGGACAAGCTGCTGGCCCTGGGCCAGAAGCTGATGGTGCGCGGCACGCCGACCACCTTCTTTGCAGACGGCTCGCGCGTCAGTGGCGCCTTGCCCCTGGAGCAATTCAAAGCCCGCTTGAACTGA
- a CDS encoding D-2-hydroxyacid dehydrogenase family protein: protein MKIAILDDYHDVAKRYADWTSLGGDAEVRIFNNFIPEGQVEPSLESFDVIVAMRERTPFPAERIRALPNLRLLVTTGMRNNAIDMQACAEQGIIVCGAPGSADANTATAELAWAHILGLFKHLPAEDAAMRRGMWQTAMPEPLAGKRLGVLGLGKLGAAVAKVGLAFGMDVVAWSPNLTDERAEAAGVKRVDKHELFATSDVVSLHLILSERSRHVVDAAALAAMKPTAYLVNTSRAGLVDQEALMDALVKFRIAGAGLDVYPEEPLSPTDTVRDLDNVILTPHLGYVSRENFEAFYQNALEAVKAWHAGKPIRVLNA from the coding sequence TTGAAAATCGCAATACTCGACGATTACCACGACGTAGCGAAGCGCTACGCGGATTGGACCTCGCTGGGCGGTGACGCCGAGGTGCGGATCTTCAATAATTTCATCCCGGAAGGGCAGGTCGAGCCATCGCTCGAATCCTTCGACGTGATCGTCGCCATGCGCGAACGCACGCCGTTCCCCGCCGAACGGATCCGCGCCCTGCCGAATCTGCGCCTGCTGGTCACCACGGGCATGCGCAACAACGCCATCGACATGCAGGCTTGCGCCGAGCAGGGCATCATCGTCTGCGGCGCGCCTGGCAGCGCCGACGCCAACACCGCCACGGCCGAGCTGGCCTGGGCGCACATCCTGGGCCTGTTCAAGCACCTCCCGGCCGAAGACGCAGCCATGCGCCGCGGCATGTGGCAGACGGCCATGCCCGAACCGCTGGCGGGCAAGCGCCTGGGCGTGCTGGGGCTGGGCAAGCTGGGCGCGGCGGTGGCCAAGGTGGGGCTGGCCTTCGGCATGGACGTGGTGGCCTGGAGCCCCAACCTGACCGACGAGCGCGCCGAGGCCGCAGGCGTGAAGCGGGTAGACAAGCACGAACTCTTCGCCACGTCCGACGTGGTCAGCCTGCACCTGATCCTGTCCGAACGCAGCCGCCACGTGGTCGACGCCGCCGCGCTGGCCGCGATGAAGCCGACCGCCTACCTGGTCAACACCTCGCGCGCCGGCCTAGTGGACCAGGAAGCCCTGATGGACGCGCTGGTGAAGTTCCGCATCGCGGGCGCCGGCCTGGACGTTTATCCCGAGGAACCGCTGTCGCCCACCGACACCGTGCGCGATCTGGACAACGTCATCCTGACCCCACACCTCGGCTACGTCAGCCGCGAGAATTTCGAAGCCTTCTATCAGAACGCGCTGGAAGCGGTGAAGGCATGGCATGCGGGCAAACCCATCCGCGTGCTGAACGCGTAG
- the ttcA gene encoding tRNA 2-thiocytidine(32) synthetase TtcA → MNDIATPEVRFRTEAEEKARHEGNKLTKRLARETTRALSDYNMIGEGDRVMVCLSGGKDSYAMLDILLQLQKRAPFKFELIAVNLDQKQPGFPDHILPEYLKTLGVPFHIETQDTYSIVTRVLEEGKTMCSLCSRLRRGILYRVASELGATKIALGHHRDDILGTFFLNLFYGGKAKGMPPKLVSDDGRHTVIRPLAYVPETDLIAYAELKQFPIIPCNLCGSQQNLKRKEVGRMIKEWDKQHPGRSWNVFNALSRVVPSHLMDRDLFDFVGLKPTGVPDANGDTAFDAEDPQEDSAEACGDAPQAQEPGAIVEKKVTFTRG, encoded by the coding sequence ATGAACGATATTGCTACCCCCGAGGTGCGCTTTCGCACCGAGGCCGAAGAAAAGGCCCGCCACGAAGGCAACAAGCTGACCAAGCGCCTGGCGCGCGAAACCACCCGCGCCCTGTCCGACTACAACATGATCGGGGAAGGTGACCGGGTAATGGTCTGTCTGTCAGGCGGCAAGGATTCCTATGCGATGCTGGACATCCTGCTGCAGCTGCAGAAGCGCGCCCCTTTCAAGTTCGAGCTGATCGCAGTCAACCTGGACCAGAAGCAGCCGGGCTTTCCCGACCATATCCTGCCCGAGTATCTGAAGACGCTGGGCGTGCCCTTCCACATCGAGACGCAGGACACGTATTCCATCGTCACGCGCGTGCTGGAAGAAGGCAAGACCATGTGCTCGCTCTGTTCGCGCTTGCGCCGCGGCATCCTGTACCGTGTCGCCTCCGAACTGGGCGCCACCAAGATCGCGCTGGGCCACCACCGCGACGACATCCTGGGCACGTTCTTCCTGAACCTGTTCTACGGCGGCAAGGCCAAGGGCATGCCGCCCAAGCTGGTGTCCGACGACGGCCGCCACACGGTGATCCGCCCCCTGGCCTATGTGCCGGAGACCGACCTGATCGCCTATGCGGAACTCAAGCAGTTCCCCATCATTCCCTGCAATCTCTGCGGCTCGCAACAGAACCTGAAGCGCAAGGAAGTGGGCCGCATGATCAAGGAATGGGACAAGCAGCATCCGGGTCGCTCGTGGAACGTGTTCAACGCGCTGTCGCGCGTGGTGCCTTCGCACCTGATGGACCGGGACCTGTTCGACTTCGTGGGCCTGAAGCCCACCGGCGTGCCGGACGCCAACGGCGACACGGCGTTCGACGCCGAGGATCCACAGGAAGATTCCGCTGAAGCCTGTGGCGACGCGCCGCAAGCGCAGGAGCCGGGCGCCATCGTCGAAAAGAAGGTGACGTTCACGCGCGGATGA
- the folB gene encoding dihydroneopterin aldolase, with protein sequence MPTRRIILSGLALDARIGILEHERRATQPLHVDAEFDVDIQRSVDDHDIHSVLDYRRLREAIVEECTQAHVNLIETLSEQVAARLLADFQEIRALRLRISKPMAFSDCAAVGVEIQITR encoded by the coding sequence ATGCCTACACGCCGTATCATTCTTTCCGGGCTGGCGCTCGACGCCCGCATCGGCATCCTCGAGCACGAGCGCCGCGCCACCCAGCCCCTGCATGTCGACGCCGAATTCGACGTGGACATCCAGCGCTCGGTCGACGATCACGATATCCACAGCGTGCTGGACTACCGCCGGCTGCGCGAAGCCATCGTGGAAGAATGCACGCAGGCGCACGTGAACCTGATCGAAACCCTGTCGGAGCAGGTTGCGGCACGCCTGCTGGCCGACTTCCAGGAAATCCGCGCGCTGCGCCTGCGCATCAGCAAACCCATGGCCTTTTCCGACTGCGCGGCGGTAGGCGTGGAAATCCAGATCACGCGTTGA
- a CDS encoding NAD(P)/FAD-dependent oxidoreductase — MQQMHDSVIVGGGPAGASCALWLARLGLSPLLVEAGPRLGGLGNDNPFADDWIAVLPGVTGQQVAANIDASVRAAGVPLRLETRVTGVRPCKGGIEATLAGPDGAQSLVRGRTLVIASGVRAKGLPDHAPGASWPGVLIGPGSPIVAQDYSGLSVAVLGGGDNAFENYVYVRNRGARSVHLYARSVRAQQQWVTRAGREGVHIGPYKVDPASRSVDGRQYDLILVFYGWEPQAGFADSLHLARDERGYIRTDFATAETSVPDIYAVGEVAHRMHPCVVTSMADGVVAAKAIQRRWERGAE, encoded by the coding sequence ATGCAACAGATGCACGATTCGGTCATTGTAGGCGGCGGCCCGGCCGGCGCCTCCTGCGCCCTGTGGTTGGCGCGGCTGGGCCTGTCCCCGCTACTGGTCGAGGCCGGCCCCCGACTCGGCGGGCTGGGCAATGACAACCCCTTCGCCGACGACTGGATTGCCGTGCTGCCGGGCGTCACCGGGCAGCAGGTGGCCGCCAATATCGACGCCAGCGTGCGTGCGGCCGGCGTGCCGCTGCGCCTGGAAACCCGCGTAACGGGGGTGCGTCCCTGCAAGGGCGGCATCGAGGCTACGCTGGCCGGCCCGGATGGCGCCCAATCCCTGGTGCGCGGGCGCACCCTGGTAATCGCCTCCGGCGTGCGCGCCAAGGGCCTGCCGGACCATGCACCGGGCGCATCCTGGCCGGGCGTGCTGATCGGTCCCGGCTCGCCCATCGTGGCGCAGGACTACTCGGGACTGTCGGTGGCGGTACTGGGCGGGGGCGACAACGCTTTCGAAAACTACGTCTATGTACGCAACCGCGGCGCCCGCAGCGTGCATCTCTATGCCCGCAGCGTCCGTGCCCAGCAGCAATGGGTGACGCGCGCCGGCCGCGAAGGCGTGCACATCGGCCCGTACAAGGTGGACCCCGCCAGCCGCAGCGTGGACGGCAGGCAATACGACCTGATCCTGGTCTTCTACGGCTGGGAGCCCCAGGCCGGCTTTGCCGACAGCCTGCATCTGGCCCGCGACGAGCGCGGCTACATCCGCACGGACTTCGCCACCGCCGAAACCAGCGTGCCGGACATCTATGCCGTGGGCGAGGTGGCGCACCGGATGCATCCCTGCGTGGTCACCTCCATGGCCGACGGCGTGGTCGCAGCCAAGGCCATCCAGCGCCGCTGGGAGCGCGGCGCGGAATAA
- the pcaD gene encoding 3-oxoadipate enol-lactonase, whose translation MQDISHYTAGDGARIAYRYDGHADLPTLVLANSIGTTLHMWDAQIPALTRHFRVLRYDYRGHGASSVPQGPYSLDRLGRDVLELLDGLGIERAHFLGLSLGGIVGQWLGVHAPERVGRLILSNTSAYLGPAPQWDERIAATLRAEDMSETAETFLKNWFPASWLRDGNPAVEPFRAMLLSTDKHGLAGAFAAVRDFDLRRTIALVPNPTLVIAGQHDTVTAASHGEQIAATIPGARLLTLPAVHLANIELPEAFEAAVMEFLLAA comes from the coding sequence ATGCAAGATATCTCCCACTACACCGCCGGCGACGGCGCCCGCATCGCCTACCGTTACGATGGCCACGCGGACCTGCCCACGCTGGTGCTGGCGAACTCCATCGGCACCACGCTGCACATGTGGGACGCGCAGATTCCCGCGCTGACCCGCCACTTCCGCGTGCTGCGCTATGACTACCGCGGCCATGGCGCGTCCAGCGTGCCGCAAGGCCCCTATTCGCTGGACCGCCTGGGCCGCGATGTGCTGGAACTGCTGGATGGGCTGGGCATCGAGCGCGCGCATTTCCTGGGACTGTCGCTGGGCGGCATCGTCGGCCAGTGGCTGGGGGTGCATGCTCCCGAGCGCGTCGGCCGCCTGATCCTGAGCAACACTTCGGCCTATCTGGGACCGGCGCCGCAATGGGACGAACGCATCGCCGCCACGCTGCGGGCGGAAGACATGTCGGAAACAGCCGAAACGTTCCTGAAGAACTGGTTTCCCGCGTCCTGGTTACGAGATGGCAACCCTGCCGTCGAACCGTTCCGCGCCATGCTGCTGAGCACCGACAAGCACGGCCTGGCGGGCGCATTTGCGGCCGTGCGGGACTTCGACCTGCGCCGGACCATCGCCCTGGTCCCCAATCCGACACTGGTCATCGCCGGCCAGCACGACACCGTCACTGCGGCCAGCCATGGCGAGCAGATCGCCGCGACCATTCCCGGCGCCAGGCTGCTGACGCTGCCGGCCGTGCACTTGGCCAACATCGAATTGCCCGAGGCGTTCGAAGCCGCGGTGATGGAATTCCTGCTCGCGGCCTGA
- a CDS encoding LysR family transcriptional regulator yields MSEFTLHDLQCFDAVARAGGFQAAAVTLHRSHPAVFAAVAKLERQLGLALLDRSGYRVSLTAAGQSFHARAQSLLRELTALRAHAEQLAMGEETELRIVIGDFCPRPYVLGLLSRFFADCPATRLDLHFEAVSGPLERLYDGEADLILHRVDKNDARIEWVDLVKVPFVPVVAPGFLREPVPRAIKPALLRDYTQCVMRDTATHSPSQDYFTVEGARQCTVADQLMKKEIILQGMGWGHMPRFLIDDELRDGSLLSIANRHLPGSVEELVAARRTDRAQGPVSNRLWQYLQAAAPALRRALASRRGR; encoded by the coding sequence ATGAGCGAATTCACGCTGCACGATCTCCAGTGCTTCGACGCGGTGGCGCGCGCCGGCGGCTTCCAGGCGGCCGCGGTAACGCTGCACCGTTCGCACCCGGCGGTGTTCGCCGCCGTGGCCAAGCTGGAACGGCAGCTGGGCCTGGCCCTGCTGGACCGCAGCGGCTACCGCGTGAGCCTGACAGCCGCGGGGCAGTCCTTCCACGCCCGTGCGCAATCGCTGCTGCGCGAGCTGACCGCCTTGCGTGCGCACGCCGAACAACTGGCGATGGGCGAGGAAACCGAACTGCGGATCGTGATCGGCGATTTCTGCCCGCGGCCCTACGTGCTGGGCTTGTTGAGCCGTTTCTTCGCGGACTGTCCGGCCACGCGCCTGGACCTGCACTTCGAAGCCGTGTCCGGGCCGCTGGAACGCCTTTACGATGGCGAGGCCGACCTCATCCTGCATCGCGTCGACAAGAACGACGCCCGCATCGAATGGGTCGATTTGGTCAAAGTGCCTTTCGTGCCCGTCGTGGCGCCGGGCTTTCTGCGTGAGCCCGTGCCGCGCGCGATCAAGCCCGCGCTGCTGCGCGACTACACGCAATGCGTCATGCGCGATACCGCCACGCACTCGCCATCGCAAGACTATTTCACCGTCGAAGGCGCGCGCCAGTGCACGGTGGCTGACCAGTTGATGAAGAAGGAAATCATCCTGCAAGGCATGGGCTGGGGCCATATGCCGCGCTTTCTCATCGACGATGAACTGCGTGACGGCAGTCTGCTTTCCATTGCCAACCGCCATCTGCCCGGCAGCGTCGAAGAACTGGTGGCGGCGCGGCGCACGGACCGGGCGCAAGGCCCGGTGTCGAACCGCTTGTGGCAGTACCTGCAGGCTGCCGCGCCAGCCTTGCGCCGCGCCTTGGCATCGCGTCGCGGCCGCTAA
- the urtA gene encoding urea ABC transporter substrate-binding protein — MSVYNRRRFLQHSGSMVLLSAASGMAALPRQAYAQDTVKLGLLHSLSGTIAIAEASLVDAEKLAIEEINAAGGVMGRKIEPVVEDGASENAVFAEKARKLLDRDKVAAIVGCYTSASRKALLPVLSRSKGLLYYPTYYEGQEQDARVFYPSQEATQSVIAAVEWMAREKGKTFFLVGSDYIYPRTCNKIAKPAIARMNAKVVGEEYAPLGHTEFSSIINKIKAAKPECIYSTVVGGSNVAFYKQLRAAGLDGTRVVLLSTVVSENEIEGIGKDNAAGYYACMGYFQSLQNPANEKFVKAFKAKYGQDRVIGDPMEVAYNSVYLWKLGVEKAGSFDPDKVIAASAGLTLQAPEGTVRVHETNHHVWKKVRVGKARPDGQFDIVWESADLIEPNPFPKL, encoded by the coding sequence ATGAGCGTATACAACCGCCGCCGCTTTCTGCAGCACAGCGGCTCCATGGTCTTACTGAGTGCCGCATCGGGGATGGCAGCCTTGCCCCGCCAGGCTTACGCCCAAGACACCGTCAAACTGGGCCTGCTGCATTCCCTGTCCGGCACCATCGCCATCGCCGAGGCTTCGCTGGTGGACGCGGAAAAGCTGGCGATCGAAGAGATCAACGCCGCGGGCGGCGTGATGGGCCGCAAGATCGAACCCGTGGTCGAAGACGGCGCGAGCGAGAACGCGGTGTTCGCCGAGAAGGCGCGCAAGCTGCTCGACCGCGACAAGGTCGCGGCCATCGTGGGCTGCTATACCTCGGCCTCGCGCAAGGCCTTGCTGCCCGTGCTCTCGCGCAGCAAGGGCCTGCTTTACTACCCGACCTACTACGAGGGCCAGGAGCAGGATGCGCGGGTGTTCTACCCGTCGCAGGAAGCCACGCAGTCCGTGATCGCGGCGGTGGAGTGGATGGCGCGAGAAAAGGGCAAGACCTTCTTCCTGGTCGGCTCCGACTACATCTATCCGCGCACCTGCAACAAGATCGCCAAGCCGGCCATCGCGCGCATGAACGCCAAGGTGGTGGGAGAAGAGTACGCGCCGCTGGGGCACACGGAATTTTCTTCCATCATCAACAAGATCAAGGCGGCCAAGCCCGAGTGCATCTACAGCACCGTGGTGGGCGGTTCGAACGTGGCGTTCTACAAGCAGCTGCGCGCGGCCGGCCTGGACGGAACCCGCGTCGTGCTGCTGTCCACGGTGGTGTCCGAGAACGAGATCGAAGGCATAGGCAAGGACAACGCGGCGGGTTACTACGCCTGCATGGGTTATTTCCAGAGCCTGCAGAATCCGGCCAACGAAAAGTTCGTCAAAGCGTTCAAGGCCAAGTACGGCCAGGACCGCGTCATCGGCGACCCGATGGAGGTTGCCTACAACAGCGTGTACCTGTGGAAGCTCGGCGTGGAGAAGGCCGGTTCGTTCGATCCCGACAAGGTGATCGCGGCCTCGGCGGGTCTCACATTGCAAGCGCCGGAGGGCACCGTGCGCGTGCATGAAACCAACCATCACGTCTGGAAGAAGGTACGCGTGGGCAAGGCCCGGCCCGATGGGCAGTTCGACATCGTCTGGGAATCGGCGGACCTGATCGAACCCAATCCCTTCCCGAAGCTGTAG
- the urtB gene encoding urea ABC transporter permease subunit UrtB: MNLDIAAMQFFNGISLFSILLLMAIGLAVVFGLMGVINMAHGELMAMGAYTTYLVSAAFQHWAPGWMDVYLFAAIPLAFLVTFAFGYVLERGFIRWFYNRPLDTLLATWGLSLILQQAYRSIFGAQEVSVPLASWLSGAWEPTPDLQFPLNRIFILGLTLLVAVGVYLLLYRSAWGLRVRAVTQNRAMAGAVGINTRRVDALTFALGSGLAGIAGCVFTMIGSTNPGTGQLYIVDSFIVVVFGGVQSLLGTAFSGLAIAQSQTTLEYLMSGSMAKVTILVLVIVVLYFRPNGLFANKTRG, from the coding sequence ATGAATCTCGACATTGCGGCAATGCAGTTTTTCAACGGGATCAGCCTCTTCAGCATTCTTCTGCTGATGGCGATCGGCCTGGCCGTCGTGTTCGGCCTGATGGGCGTCATCAATATGGCCCACGGCGAACTGATGGCCATGGGGGCCTACACGACCTATCTGGTCTCGGCGGCGTTCCAGCATTGGGCGCCGGGCTGGATGGACGTTTATCTGTTCGCGGCCATTCCGCTGGCGTTCCTGGTTACCTTCGCATTTGGCTATGTGCTTGAGCGCGGCTTCATACGCTGGTTCTACAACCGTCCGCTGGACACGCTGCTGGCGACCTGGGGCTTGAGCCTGATCCTGCAGCAAGCCTACCGCTCGATATTCGGCGCGCAGGAGGTCAGCGTGCCGCTGGCCTCCTGGCTCAGCGGCGCGTGGGAGCCCACGCCCGACCTGCAGTTCCCGCTGAACCGCATTTTCATCCTCGGCCTGACATTGCTGGTGGCCGTGGGCGTGTACCTGCTGCTTTATCGCAGCGCCTGGGGCCTGCGGGTGCGCGCCGTCACGCAGAACCGCGCGATGGCAGGCGCCGTCGGCATCAACACGCGGCGCGTGGACGCGCTGACCTTCGCGCTGGGTTCCGGCCTGGCGGGGATCGCCGGCTGTGTCTTCACCATGATCGGGTCGACCAACCCCGGCACCGGCCAGCTCTACATCGTCGACTCGTTCATCGTGGTGGTGTTCGGCGGCGTGCAGAGTCTGTTGGGAACGGCGTTTTCCGGCCTGGCCATCGCGCAGTCGCAGACCACGCTGGAATACCTGATGAGCGGCTCGATGGCCAAGGTCACGATCCTGGTCCTGGTGATCGTAGTGCTCTATTTCCGCCCAAACGGGCTGTTCGCCAATAAGACTCGGGGGTGA
- the urtC gene encoding urea ABC transporter permease subunit UrtC, which yields MKALHRKTEEIAILLVAALILAVLPLSLDPFRLNLVGKYMAFAFVAIGIVLTWGYSGVLSLGQGIFFGLGGYMMAMFLKLEASAPELPDFMVWSSVDSLPVWWQPFHSLTLTLLLIVVLPGLAAYLFSLAIFRKRVSGVYFAIVTLALAMTLTVLIIGQQGDTGGANGITDFRTLLGWDIVGDDGKQALYFIEAGALIVAMLAALAIVRSRLGKILIAIRDREDRVRFSGYDTAHVKACIFAVAAVLSSIGGAFFTLQVGLISPGAIGVVASIEMVIYAAVGGRLSIPGAVVGALLIGFLKSYLSETFPEVWLYFLGAIFIAVVVIMPNGLAGVFGQIQARRAAGSAR from the coding sequence ATGAAGGCCCTGCACCGGAAAACCGAAGAGATCGCGATCCTGCTGGTCGCGGCGCTGATCCTGGCTGTGCTGCCCCTGTCGCTGGATCCGTTCCGGCTGAACCTGGTCGGCAAGTACATGGCGTTCGCCTTCGTGGCGATAGGCATCGTGCTGACCTGGGGCTACAGCGGCGTGTTGAGCCTGGGGCAAGGCATATTCTTCGGGCTGGGCGGCTACATGATGGCCATGTTCCTGAAGCTGGAGGCTTCCGCGCCGGAACTGCCCGACTTCATGGTGTGGAGCAGCGTGGATAGCCTGCCGGTCTGGTGGCAGCCGTTCCACTCGCTGACGCTGACGCTCTTGCTGATCGTGGTCCTGCCGGGCCTGGCCGCCTATCTGTTTTCCTTGGCCATTTTCCGCAAGCGGGTCAGCGGGGTGTACTTCGCCATCGTGACGCTGGCCCTGGCGATGACGCTGACTGTCCTCATCATCGGCCAGCAGGGAGACACGGGCGGGGCCAATGGCATTACCGACTTCCGCACGCTGCTGGGCTGGGACATCGTCGGCGACGATGGCAAGCAGGCGCTGTACTTCATCGAGGCTGGGGCGCTGATCGTGGCGATGTTGGCGGCGCTGGCGATCGTGCGCAGCCGGTTGGGCAAGATCCTGATCGCCATCCGCGACCGCGAGGACCGCGTGCGCTTCTCGGGCTACGACACGGCGCACGTGAAAGCCTGCATTTTCGCGGTGGCTGCGGTCCTTTCGTCCATCGGCGGCGCATTCTTCACCCTGCAGGTGGGCCTGATCTCCCCGGGAGCGATCGGCGTGGTGGCGTCGATCGAAATGGTGATCTATGCCGCGGTCGGCGGCCGCCTGTCGATTCCCGGAGCCGTGGTTGGCGCCTTGCTGATCGGCTTTCTCAAATCCTATCTGTCCGAGACCTTCCCGGAAGTGTGGCTGTACTTCCTGGGCGCCATCTTCATTGCGGTGGTCGTGATCATGCCCAACGGCCTGGCCGGCGTGTTCGGCCAGATCCAGGCGCGCCGCGCCGCGGGGAGCGCGCGATGA
- the urtD gene encoding urea ABC transporter ATP-binding protein UrtD, translated as MDMSSDRPAPGAILSVEDLTVSFDGFRAVDGLSLRVAQDELRVIIGPNGAGKTTLLDIICGKTRPSAGRVMFQGRDLVRMAEFDIVRAGVGRKFQTPSVYEDLTVLENFEISLPNAHGVVRSLRFRRTADIRERIQDMAAQVFLQDRLAEKAGRLSHGQKQWLEIGMLLMQSPQLLLLDEPVAGMSPREREQTAELLARISRGKSMVVIEHDMDFVKRIAHKVTVLHQGRLLSEGTVAEVQADPRVLDVYLGH; from the coding sequence ATGGACATGAGCAGCGACCGCCCGGCGCCGGGCGCCATCCTGAGCGTCGAGGATCTGACAGTCTCGTTCGACGGCTTTCGGGCCGTGGACGGGCTGAGCCTGCGCGTGGCGCAGGACGAACTGCGCGTCATCATCGGCCCCAACGGCGCAGGCAAGACCACGCTGCTGGACATCATCTGCGGCAAGACCCGGCCGTCCGCGGGCCGCGTGATGTTCCAGGGCCGCGACCTGGTGCGGATGGCGGAGTTCGACATTGTGCGCGCCGGCGTGGGGCGCAAGTTCCAGACGCCATCGGTCTACGAAGACCTGACCGTGCTGGAGAACTTCGAGATCTCGTTGCCCAACGCGCACGGCGTGGTCCGCTCGTTGCGGTTCCGGCGTACGGCCGACATCCGCGAGCGCATCCAGGACATGGCCGCACAAGTCTTTCTGCAGGACCGCCTGGCGGAGAAGGCGGGCCGCCTGAGCCACGGGCAGAAGCAATGGCTGGAGATCGGCATGCTGCTGATGCAGAGCCCGCAGCTGCTATTGCTGGATGAACCGGTGGCCGGCATGAGTCCGCGCGAACGCGAACAGACCGCCGAGCTGTTGGCGCGGATCTCGCGCGGCAAATCGATGGTCGTCATCGAGCACGACATGGATTTCGTCAAGCGCATCGCGCACAAAGTCACCGTGCTGCACCAGGGCCGGCTGCTGAGCGAAGGCACCGTGGCCGAGGTGCAAGCCGATCCGCGCGTGCTGGATGTGTACCTGGGCCATTGA
- the urtE gene encoding urea ABC transporter ATP-binding subunit UrtE: MFQIDKLNVSYGESHVVHDVCFDVAPRESVAIMGRNGMGKTTLLKALIGMLRSGSGSIRLDGVELAGMESYQRVRNGLAFVPQGRMIFPFLTVEQNILTGAERSGLKAVPEYLYRFFPVLHEMRRRKGGNLSGGQQQQLAIARALISDPRVLILDEPTEGIQPSIIKDIARVLNALREERGFAIVVSEQMLGFALDLADRFLVIDRGRIVHEACRENLDQEKVRSFLTV; the protein is encoded by the coding sequence GTGTTCCAGATCGACAAGCTGAACGTGAGTTACGGGGAATCCCACGTCGTTCACGACGTGTGCTTCGACGTGGCGCCCCGGGAATCCGTGGCCATCATGGGCCGCAACGGCATGGGCAAGACCACCTTGCTCAAGGCGCTGATCGGCATGCTGCGGTCGGGCTCGGGCAGCATCCGGCTGGACGGCGTGGAACTGGCGGGCATGGAGAGCTACCAGCGTGTACGCAATGGGCTGGCCTTCGTGCCGCAGGGCAGGATGATCTTCCCGTTCCTGACCGTGGAGCAGAACATCCTGACGGGCGCCGAGCGCAGCGGGCTCAAGGCCGTGCCGGAATACCTGTACCGGTTTTTTCCGGTCCTGCATGAGATGCGCCGGCGCAAAGGCGGCAACCTGTCCGGCGGACAGCAGCAGCAATTGGCGATCGCCCGGGCGCTCATTTCCGATCCGCGCGTGCTGATCCTGGACGAGCCTACCGAGGGCATCCAGCCTTCCATTATCAAGGACATCGCGCGGGTCCTGAATGCGCTGCGCGAGGAACGCGGCTTCGCCATCGTCGTGTCGGAACAGATGTTGGGCTTCGCATTGGACCTGGCCGACCGCTTCCTGGTGATAGATCGGGGCCGCATCGTGCATGAGGCGTGCCGCGAGAACCTGGACCAGGAAAAAGTCAGATCTTTCCTGACGGTATGA